Genomic segment of Methanomassiliicoccales archaeon:
GAGGACCTTATCTAAAACGTCTTACCAATAACCTTCTTCCTTTATTTTCTGACATCGGGCGTTTCTATTGTCACGCCAGGCACGCCGGTCCTGACCTTGATGGGATATCCTCCCTTGCTTCTGATCACCTCGGCCACCTGGTCCGGCCGGTCCGTGAGCGCCACCATGCTTCCCCCGCCACCGGCCCCGGTCAGCTTGGCCCCGTAGGACAGCGGGAGGGAGGCGTCGATCAGGTCGTCCAATGCCTGGCACGATACACCGAGGATCGCCAACAGCTTCTGGTCCCGGGTCATGAGCGAACCGAGCTTGACCGGATCGTTGTGACGGAGAGCCTCGCGACCTTCGATGGTCAATTGACCGATCTCCTCGATGACCTCGCGGGCGAACCGGCTCTTGTCCGCAAACCGCTTCACCTTGGCGACGAGCGGCCCGGTGGCCGCCGATATGCCGGTGAACCCGACCACCAGGTTCAGCTCCGGCACTTCGCAATGATGGATGTCCCAGTGCCTGGTGTCCTTGGCCAATTCCCATATGAAATCGTCGCCCTTGACATTGTTGACGAATATCCCTTTTCCATGCGCACTGGTCGATGTGTCGATCGGACTGGCCCGGCCTTGGACCAATGATTCGATCTCGAACGCGTTCCGGGCGACGTTCTTTACCTCAAGCTGCCCCTGCATCGCCTCTATGGCCCCCAAGGCTGCGACGGACACGGCCGCGGACGAGCCCAACCCAGAGCCCGACGGGAACTCCGACGTGGTCTCGATGGCCAGCGGACCGCCCTTCCAGAACATGCTGGTCGCTACCCCTACATAGGCATGGGTCCTCTCGTTCAAAGGATGTCCGTTGAGAGTGAACGAGTCCGACGGGGTGATGGAACAGAGCAGCCGCTGATCGATGGCCACCGCTATGGCCGGTTGGCCGAAG
This window contains:
- the mvk gene encoding mevalonate kinase: MSKGKGLSVVASAPGKVILLGEHAVVFGQPAIAVAIDQRLLCSITPSDSFTLNGHPLNERTHAYVGVATSMFWKGGPLAIETTSEFPSGSGLGSSAAVSVAALGAIEAMQGQLEVKNVARNAFEIESLVQGRASPIDTSTSAHGKGIFVNNVKGDDFIWELAKDTRHWDIHHCEVPELNLVVGFTGISAATGPLVAKVKRFADKSRFAREVIEEIGQLTIEGREALRHNDPVKLGSLMTRDQKLLAILGVSCQALDDLIDASLPLSYGAKLTGAGGGGSMVALTDRPDQVAEVIRSKGGYPIKVRTGVPGVTIETPDVRK